The segment CACGGTGATATATTTCGCGTATGCATCGTGCGGATCTAACGATCACGGACATCCTAAATGAATCCGAGGACGGCGATGAAGCCGTGCGCGCCGCGTTTCCGCTCATTTACAAAGCGCTGGAGGATCTCGCGTCGGGATATCTGCGCAAAGAGCGCGAGGGGCACACGCTGCAAACCGCCGACTTGGTTCATGAAGTGTTCCTGAAGATGGCGGGCCGACCAAGGATGCAGTTAAGGGGGAGAAAACACTTCCTGGTCGTGGCAGCGGCCGCAATGCGCCGGTACCTCGTCGATTATGCGCGGAGAAAGAACGCTTCGAAACGCGATGTTCGACACGCAGCGCTGTTCCTGAAGGATACGGAGGATGACCCTGTCGATCTGCTTGCGCTTGATGCGGCTCTGACGCGTCTCGGGAAGATTGATCAGCGTCAGGCGCAGATGGTCGAGCTACGGTTTTTTGGGGGGGCAAAAGCCGAAGATATCGCGGAGATATTCGACATCTCGACGGCAACGCTGTCCCGGGAGTGGTGGGTCACCAAGCTTTGGCTTCGCAGGGAACTGTCTTGACGACAGACTCCGTCCTGTTTCAGCGAGCAAAGGCGATTCTGCTGGATCTTTATGATGTGAGCGAGGCGGCACTGGAGCGAACAGCTGTCGATGCCTGTAACGGAGACTCGCAGCTGGAAGCGGAAGTCGTTTCACTACTTGCGGGGATAAATACGAGCGATTCCGTTGTAGAAGGCTCGGTCCTGAGTGTCGTCAGGACCCTGAAGGAGGCGCACTCCGAGATCCCTCAGATCGAAGGTTTCACGGATCTCCGGGAGATCGGCCGGGGCGGCATGGGGGTCGTGTATCGCGGACGATCGACTGGACTGATTGAGCGGCCGGTTGCTATTAAGCGAATTGCCGGGCTGCAAAGCGAACGTGATCGGGTTCGTTTCGACGAAGAATGTGAGTCGCTCGCCCGCTTGAGTCATCCGCATATCGCAACGGTTTATCAGTCGG is part of the Pseudomonadota bacterium genome and harbors:
- a CDS encoding ECF-type sigma factor; translation: MHRADLTITDILNESEDGDEAVRAAFPLIYKALEDLASGYLRKEREGHTLQTADLVHEVFLKMAGRPRMQLRGRKHFLVVAAAAMRRYLVDYARRKNASKRDVRHAALFLKDTEDDPVDLLALDAALTRLGKIDQRQAQMVELRFFGGAKAEDIAEIFDISTATLSREWWVTKLWLRRELS